The following proteins are co-located in the Desulfoscipio sp. XC116 genome:
- a CDS encoding ATP-binding protein, which produces MKTPVKTWINMWMNVLAKTSIRWKMAGTYFVLIVLILGSANLFLLRVLEQSYLGEKATIHLANANIIATTGQDTLLRPDRNAYYLAHDFGARMGVRVLVLDQRGSVIVDSYGEEWVLNRTLRHGEVQTALAGSGQTGVHRLGSGERVLYAAVPMLRNKSVAGVVMLVAGLDDVYAVLGDIQGRMVLVSLVSGLVAVLLSLWLAGLLTRPVKELTGAVRQVAAGRLAQRIPARSGDELGQLAVAFNDMSGRLAEVDRSRRRFLADASHELKSPLSSVKALAQSLLDTNEQDIAVYREYLADINTEMDRLARIVNHMLQLTRLEEGDSPLPLEDRSIGDLVDHVITLLFPRAKECGVSLQTNIASGLCWPLNPDLTTGIILNLVDNAVRHTPEGGRVTVEAWAEKENLTVRVADTGEGIPAEDLPRIFDRFYRVDKARSRATGGTGLGLAIVRRAMRRHGGTVKVASRYGAGTVFELMFPYQQHVQQ; this is translated from the coding sequence ATGAAAACACCGGTGAAAACTTGGATTAATATGTGGATGAATGTTCTAGCAAAAACCTCCATACGCTGGAAAATGGCCGGTACTTATTTTGTGCTGATCGTATTAATACTTGGCTCCGCCAATCTTTTCCTGCTGCGGGTACTGGAGCAGAGTTATCTTGGGGAAAAGGCAACTATCCACCTGGCCAATGCCAATATTATCGCCACCACCGGCCAGGATACGCTGCTGCGCCCGGATCGCAACGCTTATTATTTGGCCCATGATTTTGGCGCCCGGATGGGGGTTCGGGTGTTGGTATTGGATCAGCGGGGCAGTGTAATAGTCGATTCTTATGGGGAGGAATGGGTGCTGAACCGTACCTTGCGCCACGGTGAGGTGCAAACTGCGCTGGCCGGTTCGGGGCAAACAGGCGTGCATCGTCTGGGCAGCGGTGAAAGGGTGTTGTACGCAGCGGTACCGATGCTCCGGAACAAATCCGTGGCCGGGGTGGTTATGCTGGTGGCTGGCTTGGATGACGTTTACGCGGTGCTGGGTGATATTCAAGGGCGGATGGTTCTGGTTTCCCTGGTAAGCGGACTGGTGGCCGTGCTTTTGAGTCTGTGGCTGGCCGGACTATTAACAAGGCCGGTAAAGGAGCTGACCGGGGCGGTGCGGCAGGTGGCCGCGGGGCGCCTGGCCCAGCGTATCCCGGCTCGCAGCGGTGACGAGCTGGGACAGCTGGCCGTTGCTTTTAACGACATGAGCGGTCGGTTGGCTGAAGTTGACCGCTCGCGACGCAGGTTTTTAGCTGATGCCTCCCATGAATTAAAATCGCCTTTAAGCTCGGTAAAGGCATTGGCTCAGTCCCTTTTGGACACCAACGAACAAGACATTGCTGTCTACCGGGAATATTTGGCGGATATTAACACCGAAATGGACCGCCTGGCTCGGATTGTAAATCACATGCTGCAGCTGACCAGGCTGGAGGAAGGGGATTCACCGCTGCCTTTGGAAGACAGGAGCATCGGCGATTTGGTTGATCATGTGATAACATTGCTGTTTCCCCGGGCAAAAGAGTGCGGCGTTAGTTTGCAAACAAATATTGCTTCGGGATTATGTTGGCCGTTAAACCCGGATTTGACTACCGGCATAATACTTAACCTTGTGGATAACGCCGTCAGACATACTCCCGAAGGCGGCAGGGTGACAGTGGAGGCATGGGCGGAAAAGGAGAACCTAACCGTGCGGGTGGCGGATACCGGCGAGGGTATTCCCGCCGAAGATTTGCCCCGCATTTTCGATCGTTTTTACAGGGTGGATAAAGCCCGTTCTCGCGCCACAGGCGGTACCGGGCTGGGGCTGGCTATTGTCCGCCGGGCCATGCGCCGGCACGGGGGCACTGTAAAAGTGGCTAGCCGGTACGGGGCGGGGACCGTCTTTGAGCTGATGTTTCCTTATCAGCAGCATGTGCAGCAATGA
- a CDS encoding GerMN domain-containing protein, with translation MRKEGKAFKLKFITVTAAVLLLLTLTLAGCGKDSDTSSRHDALNQNGDISAKPAQTQQKVTLYFSDDQAMRLVPEERTVTKGDEALEAVIIGELINGPQKDNLEQTIPTGTKLLSVSVVDGVAYVNFSKEFQTKHWGGSSGETMTLYSVVNSLAKLPGIEKVQFLLEGDKEESILNGNMDTTVPLAPDYSLGDE, from the coding sequence ATGCGAAAAGAAGGGAAAGCATTTAAGCTGAAGTTTATAACAGTGACGGCAGCGGTGTTGCTTCTATTGACTTTAACGCTGGCGGGGTGCGGTAAAGACAGCGACACCTCGTCACGACATGATGCTTTAAATCAAAATGGCGATATAAGCGCCAAGCCGGCCCAAACACAACAAAAGGTTACCCTTTATTTCAGTGATGATCAGGCTATGCGCCTTGTGCCGGAAGAAAGGACGGTAACCAAGGGGGATGAAGCGCTGGAGGCGGTAATCATTGGGGAATTGATAAACGGGCCCCAAAAAGATAACTTGGAGCAAACTATTCCTACGGGAACCAAGCTGCTTTCCGTATCGGTGGTAGACGGGGTAGCCTATGTCAATTTTTCCAAGGAATTTCAAACCAAGCATTGGGGCGGTTCGTCCGGCGAAACCATGACCCTTTATTCGGTGGTAAATTCGCTGGCTAAGCTGCCGGGCATTGAAAAGGTGCAGTTTTTGTTGGAAGGCGATAAAGAGGAAAGCATTTTAAACGGCAATATGGATACCACTGTGCCGCTGGCACCGGATTATAGCTTGGGCGATGAGTAA
- the hcp gene encoding hydroxylamine reductase: MFCNQCEQTAKGMGCSVSGVCGKKPDVAALQDLLLHAVKGLSLYAHEGRRVGVADPEVNRFTVEAMFSTLTNVNFDPTRFQAYINRCVELTVQLKEKVAAAGGSINFSDPSAGFKPAPDLAGLVKQGEEVGLVTNHEADPDIQSLQQITVYGLKGVGAYADHAAILGQEDDKVYAFVHEAMAALTQKELTLNDWVGIALKCGEINLRVMEILDAGNTGTYGHPVPTEVPLGHKKGKCILISGHDLKDLEELLKQTEGKGIYIYTHGEMLPTHGYPELKKYKHFYGHFGTAWQNQKKEFAQFPGSILMTTNCIQEPQKVYAENIFTTGNVGWPGAKHVKNGDFGPVIEKALALPGFESDEDKGSVMVGFGRNAVLGVADKVIDAVKSGAIKHFFLVGGCDGARPSRSYYAEFVEKTPQDSIVLTLACGKFKFFDKKLGDIGGIPRLLDIGQCNDAYSAIQIAVALANAFKCGVNDLPLSMIISWYEQKAVAILLTLLHLGIKGIRLGPSLPAFITPNVLDVLVKNFDIKPITTPDQDLAAILNKA, encoded by the coding sequence ATGTTTTGTAATCAATGTGAACAAACGGCAAAAGGTATGGGTTGTTCAGTATCCGGGGTGTGCGGCAAAAAGCCCGATGTGGCAGCCCTTCAGGACCTGCTGCTGCATGCAGTCAAAGGTTTGTCCCTGTACGCTCATGAAGGGCGCCGGGTTGGAGTAGCAGACCCGGAAGTCAACAGATTTACCGTCGAAGCTATGTTTTCCACCCTTACCAATGTCAACTTCGACCCCACCCGGTTTCAGGCCTATATCAACCGCTGTGTTGAACTAACCGTTCAACTTAAAGAAAAAGTGGCCGCAGCAGGCGGCAGCATTAACTTTTCCGACCCCTCGGCCGGTTTTAAACCCGCCCCGGATCTGGCAGGGCTGGTTAAGCAGGGAGAAGAAGTGGGTCTGGTAACCAACCATGAAGCTGACCCCGATATCCAATCTTTACAGCAAATAACTGTATATGGACTAAAAGGTGTCGGCGCTTACGCAGACCACGCAGCTATTCTCGGTCAAGAGGACGATAAGGTATATGCCTTTGTCCATGAAGCAATGGCAGCCCTGACCCAAAAAGAACTAACCCTGAACGACTGGGTAGGCATAGCATTAAAATGCGGTGAAATAAACCTTCGGGTGATGGAAATTTTAGATGCGGGCAATACCGGAACTTACGGCCACCCCGTTCCCACCGAAGTTCCTCTCGGCCACAAAAAGGGCAAGTGTATTCTCATCTCCGGTCATGACCTGAAAGACCTTGAGGAACTATTAAAACAAACCGAGGGCAAAGGCATCTATATCTACACCCACGGTGAGATGCTGCCCACCCACGGTTACCCGGAACTGAAAAAATACAAACATTTCTATGGTCACTTCGGGACAGCCTGGCAAAACCAGAAAAAAGAGTTTGCTCAGTTCCCCGGCTCCATTTTAATGACCACCAATTGCATTCAAGAACCTCAAAAGGTTTACGCGGAAAACATCTTCACCACCGGCAATGTAGGCTGGCCCGGCGCCAAGCACGTTAAAAACGGTGACTTCGGACCCGTTATAGAAAAAGCACTGGCCCTGCCCGGCTTTGAGTCGGATGAAGATAAAGGATCGGTTATGGTGGGATTCGGCCGCAACGCCGTTCTGGGTGTGGCAGATAAGGTGATAGATGCAGTCAAGTCCGGCGCCATCAAACACTTCTTCCTGGTAGGGGGATGCGACGGGGCAAGACCAAGCCGCAGTTATTACGCCGAGTTTGTTGAAAAAACGCCCCAGGACAGTATCGTACTGACCCTGGCCTGCGGCAAGTTCAAGTTCTTTGATAAAAAACTGGGTGATATCGGAGGCATCCCCCGGCTGTTGGATATCGGTCAGTGCAACGACGCCTACTCGGCCATCCAGATTGCCGTAGCTTTAGCCAATGCGTTTAAATGCGGTGTAAACGATCTGCCCTTGTCCATGATAATCTCCTGGTACGAGCAAAAAGCGGTGGCCATACTGCTCACCCTCCTGCACCTGGGCATCAAGGGCATTCGCTTGGGCCCGAGTCTGCCGGCCTTTATAACTCCAAACGTGCTGGATGTGCTGGTCAAAAACTTTGATATCAAACCCATCACCACACCGGACCAGGATCTTGCCGCCATCCTGAACAAAGCTTAA
- a CDS encoding cation:proton antiporter regulatory subunit produces the protein MGTIRESDLPGIGRKFQIDTRSGDKIIIIVHDDGKREMHHFDYNDPEESISMVTLDDSEARRVGAILGGMVYMPKALESVDVAFDEMTIEWFKVEPEAKSIGKTIGELHIRKKTGAAIIAVIMKDQGKVINPGPEQVINKGATLVVLGERGQVKACKRLINDGSM, from the coding sequence ATGGGCACTATTCGGGAATCGGACCTGCCGGGTATAGGAAGAAAATTTCAAATTGATACACGCAGCGGGGACAAAATTATCATCATAGTACATGATGACGGGAAACGTGAAATGCACCATTTTGACTATAACGACCCCGAAGAAAGCATATCCATGGTTACGCTTGACGATTCCGAGGCCCGTCGGGTGGGTGCTATACTCGGGGGAATGGTTTATATGCCCAAAGCCCTTGAATCAGTGGATGTTGCTTTTGATGAAATGACCATTGAATGGTTCAAAGTTGAGCCGGAAGCTAAAAGTATTGGGAAAACAATAGGTGAACTACATATCCGCAAGAAAACCGGGGCGGCCATAATTGCTGTAATCATGAAAGATCAGGGAAAAGTGATCAACCCCGGCCCCGAACAGGTTATCAATAAAGGGGCTACTCTGGTGGTTCTCGGTGAAAGGGGACAAGTCAAAGCGTGTAAGCGACTGATAAACGATGGGAGCATGTAA
- a CDS encoding response regulator transcription factor, which yields MAKILLVDDERLLVKGLKRSLENEGYEVGVAYDGAEALSLVRGGPVDLVVLDIMLPRVDGLEVCRRIRQFSNLPIIMLTARGDDVDKIVGLELGADDYLAKPFNTRELIARIRAILRRVRFGRSEAAVGYHADGLSESERAADETKSGSGLAGNAGRLDDGAGTEDGSRVPDSLAHSDVGMFPDAALPGKMIKAGGLEIDVLRQRVGRAGRAVELTVREFDLLLILARHPGRIFTREVLLEQVWGPRYFGEPRVVDVYIRRLRQKIEPDTANPRWIMTRWGAGYYFAGEN from the coding sequence TTGGCTAAAATTTTACTGGTGGACGACGAGCGGTTACTGGTTAAAGGATTGAAGCGCAGTCTGGAAAATGAGGGCTATGAAGTGGGGGTGGCTTATGATGGCGCCGAGGCCTTGTCTTTGGTGCGCGGCGGTCCGGTGGATTTGGTAGTGTTGGATATTATGCTGCCGCGGGTGGATGGGCTGGAAGTATGCCGCCGCATTCGGCAGTTCAGTAATTTACCCATTATAATGTTAACCGCCCGGGGAGATGACGTGGATAAAATCGTTGGGTTGGAACTGGGGGCGGATGATTATTTGGCCAAGCCCTTCAATACCCGGGAATTAATTGCCCGGATCAGGGCTATACTGCGCCGGGTGCGGTTTGGCCGGTCCGAGGCTGCCGTTGGCTATCATGCGGACGGTTTAAGTGAGTCCGAACGGGCCGCTGATGAGACTAAATCAGGCAGTGGGTTGGCCGGTAATGCGGGAAGGTTGGACGATGGCGCGGGAACCGAAGACGGTTCCCGCGTACCGGATAGCTTGGCGCATAGTGACGTGGGGATGTTTCCGGACGCTGCTTTACCGGGAAAGATGATTAAAGCGGGCGGTTTGGAGATAGATGTGCTGCGGCAGCGTGTGGGCCGGGCGGGTCGGGCGGTGGAACTGACCGTCCGGGAATTTGATCTATTGCTGATCCTGGCTCGGCATCCCGGGCGGATTTTTACCCGGGAAGTGCTGCTGGAACAGGTTTGGGGACCGCGATATTTCGGAGAACCACGGGTGGTGGATGTCTACATCCGACGACTGCGGCAGAAAATAGAACCGGATACTGCCAATCCACGCTGGATTATGACTCGCTGGGGCGCCGGGTACTACTTTGCGGGAGAGAATTAA